The following proteins come from a genomic window of Phnomibacter ginsenosidimutans:
- a CDS encoding 4-alpha-glucanotransferase, translated as MTTIHFYLRFRSTYGQTFFVSGNIPELGNGDPQQPMPIHYLNDDLWHHSIDVADDTPAFTYKYILRNSDGYESIEWPTDRSIDVAKLKSPEIQVIDQWNYAGEFENAFYTQPFTQTLFEYAGEKVKAGSSKGVNHIFKVKAPLLGKDETICLLGSDAALGSWNEADCVVMRKEGNWYTAGLNLSKAQFPIAYKYGVYNTASKQFVRYEDGSNRMLYGMVKKQLVMLHDGFAALPNNTFKGAGVAIPVFSLRSENGLGVGEFTDIPQLADWCKQVGMKLVQLLPLNDTSATGTWTDSYPYAAISAFALHPQYINLEKVAGKKHSALLKGLDEAKARLNAQQDIDYEAVMQLKWQYLKDLYEAQKDSWQNDAAYQEYFAQNKHWLEPYAAFCYLRDKYNTTEFHTWKTHSSYDAKNVAKLLSPKAKSYDAVAIHLFVQWHLHLQLKAAVDYAHAQGLIVKGDIPIGIYRHSCDAWTQPELYNMDAQAGAPPDDFAVKGQNWGFPTYNWQRMQADGFAWWKQRFEQMSLYFDAFRIDHILGFFRIWSIPMDAVEGILGRFVPCLPVHIDEFAQKGIWFDYNRYCQPFINEQLVNEWFGDKAEWVKETFLEDIGWGSFRMKDAFATQRKVEAWFTEHFEVEEWIKLKLYDCISNVILIEEPGSNGTQFHFRIGMEGTSSYQWLNEHVRRQLSELYVNYFFRRQNDFWRQQAMQKLPALKASTNMLICGEDLGMVPDCVPGVMKDLGFLSLEIQRMPKDPTKQFFHPGDAPYLSVVTPSTHDMSTVRGWWEESRETTQRFYNEQLGQWGEAPFYCEPWINRAIITQHVYSPAMWSIFQLQDLLGSSAELRRTDPHAERINVPANPKHYWRYRMHLTLSELQSASTFNTDIHGLLQSSGRCA; from the coding sequence ATGACTACCATTCATTTTTACCTGCGGTTCCGTAGCACTTATGGCCAAACCTTTTTTGTATCAGGAAACATTCCTGAACTTGGTAATGGCGACCCGCAGCAGCCCATGCCCATTCATTACCTCAACGATGATTTGTGGCACCATAGCATTGATGTGGCCGACGATACCCCGGCATTTACCTACAAATACATATTGCGCAACAGCGATGGCTACGAAAGCATAGAGTGGCCTACCGACCGCAGCATTGATGTGGCCAAACTCAAATCGCCCGAAATACAGGTGATAGACCAATGGAACTATGCCGGTGAATTTGAAAATGCTTTTTACACACAGCCATTTACCCAAACCTTGTTTGAGTATGCAGGTGAAAAAGTAAAGGCAGGTAGCAGCAAGGGCGTCAACCACATTTTTAAAGTAAAGGCACCCCTGCTCGGTAAAGATGAAACCATTTGCCTGCTGGGCAGTGATGCCGCTCTGGGCAGCTGGAACGAAGCCGATTGCGTGGTGATGCGCAAGGAAGGCAACTGGTACACTGCTGGCCTCAACCTGAGCAAAGCACAGTTTCCCATTGCATACAAATACGGTGTGTACAACACCGCCAGCAAGCAGTTTGTACGCTACGAAGACGGCAGCAACCGCATGCTGTATGGCATGGTGAAAAAGCAATTGGTGATGTTACACGATGGCTTTGCCGCTTTGCCCAACAATACATTTAAAGGTGCTGGTGTAGCCATTCCGGTATTTAGCCTGCGAAGTGAAAACGGCTTGGGTGTGGGCGAATTTACCGACATACCACAGTTGGCCGACTGGTGTAAGCAGGTGGGTATGAAGCTTGTTCAGCTGCTGCCCCTCAACGATACATCGGCCACGGGCACCTGGACAGACAGCTACCCATACGCAGCTATTTCAGCCTTTGCCTTGCATCCGCAGTACATCAATCTGGAAAAAGTTGCGGGTAAAAAACACTCTGCTTTGCTGAAAGGATTGGACGAAGCCAAAGCCCGCCTGAATGCTCAGCAAGATATAGACTACGAAGCAGTGATGCAGCTGAAGTGGCAATACCTGAAAGACTTATACGAAGCACAAAAAGACAGCTGGCAAAACGACGCTGCCTATCAGGAATACTTTGCACAAAACAAGCATTGGCTGGAACCCTACGCAGCTTTTTGCTACCTGCGGGATAAATACAATACCACCGAATTTCATACCTGGAAAACGCATAGCAGCTACGATGCAAAAAATGTAGCCAAGCTGTTGAGCCCCAAAGCCAAGTCGTACGATGCCGTAGCCATTCACCTGTTTGTACAATGGCATTTGCACCTGCAACTGAAAGCTGCCGTGGATTATGCTCATGCTCAAGGCCTGATAGTAAAAGGCGATATTCCTATTGGCATTTACCGCCACAGCTGCGATGCGTGGACGCAACCCGAACTGTACAACATGGATGCCCAAGCCGGTGCCCCACCCGACGACTTTGCGGTGAAGGGTCAGAACTGGGGCTTTCCCACTTACAACTGGCAGCGTATGCAAGCCGATGGTTTTGCCTGGTGGAAGCAGCGCTTTGAACAAATGAGCCTGTATTTCGATGCTTTCCGCATTGACCATATTCTTGGTTTCTTCCGCATCTGGAGCATACCAATGGATGCTGTAGAAGGTATACTGGGTCGCTTTGTGCCCTGCTTGCCCGTGCACATCGACGAGTTTGCACAAAAAGGCATCTGGTTTGACTACAACCGCTACTGCCAGCCCTTCATCAACGAACAGTTGGTGAACGAATGGTTTGGTGACAAAGCCGAATGGGTCAAAGAAACTTTCCTCGAAGACATTGGCTGGGGAAGCTTCCGCATGAAGGATGCCTTTGCTACACAACGCAAAGTGGAAGCCTGGTTTACCGAGCATTTTGAAGTAGAAGAATGGATAAAGCTGAAGCTGTACGATTGCATCAGCAATGTGATATTGATAGAAGAACCCGGCAGCAACGGCACTCAATTCCATTTCCGTATTGGCATGGAAGGCACCAGCAGCTACCAGTGGTTGAATGAGCATGTACGCCGCCAACTGAGTGAGTTGTACGTGAATTATTTCTTCCGCAGGCAAAATGATTTCTGGCGCCAGCAAGCCATGCAAAAATTGCCGGCCCTCAAAGCCAGCACCAACATGCTGATTTGTGGCGAAGACCTGGGCATGGTGCCCGATTGTGTACCCGGTGTAATGAAAGACCTTGGCTTTTTAAGTCTGGAAATTCAACGCATGCCGAAGGATCCAACGAAACAGTTTTTCCACCCCGGCGATGCCCCATATTTGAGCGTAGTAACGCCTAGTACCCACGACATGAGTACCGTACGTGGCTGGTGGGAAGAAAGCCGGGAAACCACTCAGCGTTTTTACAACGAGCAACTGGGCCAGTGGGGAGAAGCACCATTCTATTGTGAACCATGGATCAACCGGGCCATCATTACACAACATGTGTACAGCCCTGCCATGTGGAGCATTTTTCAACTGCAGGATTTGCTGGGCAGCAGTGCCGAACTGCGCCGCACCGACCCCCATGCAGAACGGATCAATGTACCGGCCAACCCCAAGCATTACTGGCGCTACCGAATGCACCTTACGCTCAGTGAGCTGCAATCCGCCAGCACGTTCAATACCGACATTCACGGCTTACTGCAAAGCAGTGGCCGCTGCGCATAA